The proteins below are encoded in one region of Helianthus annuus cultivar XRQ/B chromosome 2, HanXRQr2.0-SUNRISE, whole genome shotgun sequence:
- the LOC118487443 gene encoding probable pre-mRNA-splicing factor ATP-dependent RNA helicase DEAH4 codes for MSELPLEPSLARTLIEANKYDCLTQAITGKNSLSIVVIIEAEDLVKLSKPCDLDKSFAISQSIQDDGVEGGLIALYGNI; via the exons ATGTCAG aGCTTCCTTTAGAACCTTCACTAGCAAGGACTTTGATCGAGGCAAATAAGTATGATTGTTTGACCCAAGCTATCACAGGAAAGAATAGTTTGTCTATAGTGGTAATCATTGAGGCTGAAGATTTGGTGAAACTATCAAAGCCTTGCGATTTGGATAAATCTTTTGCAATTAGCCAATCAATACAAG ATGACGGAGTTGAAGGTGGATTAATTGCTTTATACGGGAACATCTAG